One window of Candidatus Mycobacterium wuenschmannii genomic DNA carries:
- a CDS encoding LLM class flavin-dependent oxidoreductase → MGEPRQLHLAGFFSAGNVTHAHGAWRHIGATNGFLTGDYYKRIARTLERGKFDLLFLPDALAVEDSYGENLDIGVGLGGQGAIALEPKSVVATMAAVTERLGLGATVSTTYYPPYHVARIFATLDHLSGGRVSWNVVTSLNDSEARNFGVDEHLEHDTRYDRADEFLEVVRKLWSSWDDDALLLDKAGGRFAGPKKVQYLDHRGKYLSVRGPLQVPRSRQGEPVILQAGLSPRGRKFAGRWAEAVFSISPNLDVMRATYQDIKANVAAAGRDPDKTKVFTAVMPVLGDTESAAKDRLQYANSLVHPQVGLSTLSSHSGIDLSIYPLDTRYSEIVGDLRNRQVPTMLQMFSATAGGDNLTLAELGSRYGTNVGFVPQWAGTAEQIADRLTEYFQAGAADGLIISAAYLPGTYDEFVDQVVPLLQERGVFREEYSGSTLREHLGIDVPGFGGIA, encoded by the coding sequence GTGGGCGAGCCTCGGCAGTTGCATCTTGCGGGGTTTTTCTCGGCTGGCAATGTGACGCATGCGCATGGGGCGTGGCGCCATATTGGGGCCACCAACGGTTTTTTGACCGGTGATTATTACAAGCGGATCGCGCGAACCCTTGAGCGCGGAAAGTTCGATCTGTTGTTTCTTCCTGATGCGCTGGCGGTTGAGGACAGCTACGGCGAGAATCTAGATATCGGTGTGGGGCTGGGCGGGCAGGGTGCGATTGCCCTGGAGCCGAAGAGCGTCGTTGCCACGATGGCGGCGGTCACCGAGCGGCTTGGGCTCGGTGCCACCGTTTCTACCACTTACTACCCGCCCTACCATGTGGCCCGCATCTTTGCCACGCTCGATCATCTCTCGGGCGGCCGGGTGTCGTGGAATGTGGTTACCTCGCTGAATGATTCGGAGGCCCGCAACTTCGGCGTCGATGAGCACTTGGAGCACGACACTCGTTACGACAGAGCCGACGAATTCTTGGAAGTGGTTCGCAAGCTGTGGAGTTCCTGGGACGACGACGCACTGCTGCTCGACAAGGCGGGCGGGCGTTTCGCCGGCCCGAAGAAGGTTCAGTACCTAGACCATCGCGGCAAGTATCTGTCGGTGCGCGGCCCGTTGCAGGTGCCCCGCTCGAGGCAGGGCGAGCCGGTGATTCTGCAGGCGGGATTGTCGCCGCGGGGCCGCAAGTTCGCAGGCCGGTGGGCGGAGGCTGTGTTCAGCATTTCGCCGAACCTCGACGTCATGCGTGCGACGTACCAGGACATCAAGGCCAATGTCGCGGCGGCGGGCCGCGACCCGGATAAGACCAAAGTGTTTACCGCGGTCATGCCCGTGCTCGGGGACACCGAGTCTGCGGCGAAAGACCGTTTGCAGTATGCAAATTCGCTCGTGCACCCGCAGGTCGGATTGTCGACCTTGTCCAGTCACAGCGGCATCGACTTGTCGATCTACCCGCTGGACACGAGATACTCCGAGATCGTTGGCGACTTGCGAAACCGTCAGGTTCCGACGATGTTGCAGATGTTCTCCGCGACGGCCGGCGGTGACAATCTGACGCTCGCCGAGTTGGGAAGCCGCTATGGCACCAACGTTGGCTTCGTCCCCCAGTGGGCAGGAACAGCTGAGCAGATCGCTGATCGACTGACTGAATATTTCCAGGCCGGTGCCGCCGACGGCTTAATCATCTCGGCGGCCTATTTGCCCGGCACCTACGACGAGTTCGTCGATCAAGTGGTGCCGTTGCTGCAAGAGCGCGGCGTCTTCCGCGAGGAATACTCGGGCTCAACGCTGCGCGAACATCTAGGTATCGATGTGCCCGGATTCGGCGGGATCGCATGA
- a CDS encoding carboxymuconolactone decarboxylase family protein, with product MTAGQRVTMLDLDAARARAVQHGIPESMAELSVFRIALHQPVVAAALYGMLDALLLNGILDARLRELIIMRIGWVTGSEYEWTQHWRVALLLGVAEHDLLAVRDWQHADQFGEIEHAVLAATDETLQHGSISDATWGRCREALGHDPATMVELVAAIGNWRMFSILLRALDVPLEDGVEGWPPDGAVPS from the coding sequence ATGACTGCCGGCCAGCGTGTGACGATGCTCGACCTTGATGCGGCGCGGGCACGTGCGGTGCAACACGGTATCCCCGAGTCGATGGCGGAGCTATCGGTTTTTCGCATCGCGCTGCACCAACCCGTAGTGGCCGCCGCTCTATACGGGATGCTCGATGCATTGCTGTTGAACGGAATTCTCGATGCACGTCTGCGCGAGCTGATCATCATGCGAATCGGGTGGGTCACCGGATCGGAATATGAATGGACTCAACATTGGCGTGTCGCCCTGCTCCTCGGAGTAGCTGAACACGACCTGCTCGCCGTGCGTGATTGGCAGCACGCAGATCAATTCGGGGAGATCGAACACGCGGTGCTCGCAGCCACCGACGAGACACTGCAACACGGCAGCATCTCAGACGCGACCTGGGGCCGCTGCCGGGAAGCACTCGGTCATGATCCAGCGACCATGGTCGAACTCGTTGCGGCGATAGGGAATTGGCGGATGTTCTCCATCCTGCTACGCGCACTTGACGTTCCGCTCGAGGACGGTGTTGAGGGCTGGCCACCAGATGGAGCAGTACCGAGCTGA